A genomic segment from Streptomyces sp. NBC_00654 encodes:
- a CDS encoding glycerol-3-phosphate dehydrogenase/oxidase → MRTATLGPAERATALAAMAERELDVLVVGAGVVGAGTALDAATRGLSTGLVEARDWASGTSSRSSKLIHGGLRYLEMLDFALVREALKERGLLLERLAPHLVKPVPFLYPLQHKGWERLYAGSGVALYDAMSVSSGHGRGLPVHRHLSRRHALRVAPALKRDALVGALQYYDAQMDDARYVAALVRTAAGYGAQVANRARVIGFLREGERVVGARVQDVEGGGEYEVRAKQVVNATGVWTDDTQALIGERGQFHVRASKGIHLVVPKDRIHSSTGLILRTEKSVLFVIPWGRHWIIGTTDTDWDLDKAHPAASSADIDYLLEHVNSVLATPLTRDDVQGVYAGLRPLLAGESDATSKLSREHTVAHPVPGLVVVAGGKYTTYRVMAKDAVDEAVHALDQRVAACVTEDIPLLGAEGYRALWNARARIAARTGIHVARVEHLLNRYGSMVEEILELITADPSLGEPLAAADDYLRAEIVYAASHEGARHLDDVLTRRTRISIETFDRGTRSARECAELMAPVLGWDEGQIEREVEHYEKRVEAERESQRQPDDLTADAARLGAPDIVPI, encoded by the coding sequence GTGAGGACAGCGACACTGGGACCCGCGGAGCGTGCGACGGCGCTCGCCGCGATGGCCGAGCGCGAACTGGACGTGCTGGTCGTGGGGGCGGGCGTGGTCGGCGCCGGGACGGCGCTGGACGCCGCGACCAGAGGGCTCTCGACCGGACTGGTCGAGGCCCGCGACTGGGCCTCCGGCACATCGAGCCGGTCCAGCAAACTGATCCACGGCGGGCTGCGCTATCTGGAGATGCTCGACTTCGCGCTCGTGCGGGAGGCGCTGAAGGAGCGCGGGCTGCTCCTGGAGCGGCTCGCCCCGCACCTGGTGAAGCCGGTGCCCTTCCTCTACCCGTTGCAGCACAAGGGCTGGGAGCGGCTCTACGCGGGATCCGGCGTGGCGCTGTACGACGCGATGTCGGTCTCCTCGGGCCACGGCCGCGGACTGCCCGTGCACCGTCACCTCTCCCGCCGGCACGCCCTGCGCGTCGCGCCCGCGCTGAAGCGGGACGCCCTGGTCGGGGCCCTGCAGTACTACGACGCGCAGATGGACGACGCCCGCTATGTGGCCGCCCTGGTGCGCACCGCCGCCGGATACGGCGCCCAGGTGGCGAACCGGGCGCGGGTGATCGGCTTCCTGCGCGAGGGCGAGCGGGTTGTCGGGGCGCGGGTGCAGGACGTCGAGGGGGGTGGGGAGTACGAGGTCCGGGCCAAGCAGGTGGTCAACGCGACCGGGGTGTGGACGGACGACACCCAGGCGCTGATCGGTGAGCGCGGGCAGTTCCACGTACGGGCGTCGAAGGGCATCCATCTGGTCGTCCCCAAGGACCGGATCCACTCCTCGACCGGCCTCATCCTGCGCACCGAGAAGTCCGTGCTGTTCGTGATCCCGTGGGGACGCCACTGGATCATCGGGACCACGGACACCGACTGGGACCTCGACAAGGCCCACCCGGCGGCGTCCAGCGCCGATATCGACTATCTGCTCGAACACGTCAACTCGGTGCTGGCCACCCCGTTGACCAGGGACGACGTCCAGGGTGTCTACGCCGGGCTGCGGCCGCTGCTGGCCGGTGAGTCGGACGCCACCAGCAAGCTCTCGCGCGAGCACACCGTGGCGCACCCGGTCCCCGGGCTGGTGGTCGTCGCGGGCGGCAAGTACACGACGTACCGGGTGATGGCGAAGGACGCGGTGGACGAGGCGGTGCACGCGCTCGACCAGCGGGTCGCGGCCTGTGTCACCGAGGACATCCCCCTGCTGGGCGCCGAGGGCTACCGCGCCCTGTGGAACGCCCGCGCCCGGATCGCGGCCAGGACGGGCATCCATGTCGCCCGGGTGGAGCATCTGCTGAACCGCTACGGCTCCATGGTCGAGGAGATCCTGGAACTGATCACGGCCGACCCCTCACTGGGCGAACCGCTGGCGGCGGCGGACGACTATCTGCGGGCCGAGATCGTCTACGCCGCCTCGCACGAGGGGGCCAGACACCTCGACGACGTGCTGACCCGGCGCACCCGGATCTCCATCGAGACCTTCGACCGGGGCACCCGCTCCGCCCGGGAGTGCGCGGAGCTGATGGCCCCGGTGCTGGGCTGGGACGAGGGGCAGATCGAGCGGGAGGTCGAGCACTACGAGAAGCGGGTGGAGGCGGAGCGGGAGTCGCAGCGGCAGCCGGACGACCTGACGGCCGACGCGGCGCGGCTCGGGGCGCCGGACATCGTGCCCATCTGA
- a CDS encoding serine hydrolase: protein MPTFRALLAAPLVFSLLVPGTACPSSEPHLTPAASYLPRLLVQGDAPAAALLARNSATAPGRTYASAGPGIRQRDRFRAGSVTKTFVATVILQLAGEGRLKLSSPVERYLPGLIRGHGHDGRRITLRALLTHTSGLPDHAAGLPVTVPSMTGRAGPSVRPPSAEAVVRAATARRPAAAPGRYAYSNTGYLTLGLVIQRVTGHSYASEIRRRVLVPLRLGGTSLPGARTGLPAPHSRGYYRDPRDGSLRDVTAMDPRLAGAAGEMVSTLADLNRFYAALLCGWLLPPAQQATLLNTRAAHGSYGMGVYPEKLSCGITVWGHNGRTPGSYVRTAATRDGRHILTFRINTDTLSDTRLEPALLEAEFCRP from the coding sequence ATGCCGACATTCAGGGCGCTGCTCGCCGCCCCGCTGGTGTTTTCTCTGCTCGTCCCGGGTACGGCGTGCCCGTCCAGCGAACCACACCTCACGCCCGCAGCCTCCTATCTGCCCCGTCTCCTCGTCCAGGGCGATGCCCCGGCCGCGGCCCTGCTGGCCCGGAATTCCGCCACCGCCCCGGGCCGGACATACGCCTCGGCGGGTCCCGGCATCCGGCAGCGGGACCGGTTCCGGGCAGGCAGCGTCACCAAGACGTTCGTCGCGACGGTGATCCTCCAACTCGCCGGGGAGGGCAGGCTGAAGCTGTCGTCCCCGGTCGAGCGCTATCTCCCCGGGCTGATCCGGGGCCACGGCCACGACGGCCGCCGCATCACCCTGCGCGCGCTGCTCACCCACACCAGTGGTCTCCCCGACCACGCCGCCGGTCTGCCGGTCACCGTCCCCTCCATGACCGGCCGGGCGGGCCCGTCCGTCCGGCCCCCGTCCGCCGAGGCGGTGGTCCGGGCCGCGACGGCCCGCCGCCCCGCCGCGGCGCCCGGCCGCTACGCCTACTCCAACACCGGCTACCTGACGCTGGGCCTGGTCATCCAGCGCGTCACCGGTCACTCCTACGCCTCCGAGATCAGACGCCGCGTCCTTGTCCCCCTCCGCCTCGGCGGAACCTCTCTCCCGGGCGCCCGCACCGGTCTGCCCGCCCCGCACTCCCGCGGCTACTACCGCGATCCGCGGGACGGGTCCCTGCGGGACGTCACCGCGATGGACCCGCGCCTGGCGGGCGCCGCGGGCGAGATGGTCTCGACGCTCGCCGACCTGAACCGCTTCTACGCGGCCCTGCTGTGCGGCTGGCTCCTGCCGCCCGCACAGCAGGCCACCCTGCTGAACACCCGTGCCGCCCATGGCTCCTACGGGATGGGCGTCTACCCGGAGAAACTCTCCTGCGGCATCACGGTGTGGGGGCACAACGGACGCACACCGGGCAGCTACGTCCGTACCGCCGCGACCCGCGACGGCCGACACATCCTCACTTTCCGCATCAACACGGACACCTTGTCCGATACCCGTCTGGAACCGGCCCTGCTGGAGGCGGAGTTCTGCCGCCCTTGA
- a CDS encoding serine/threonine-protein kinase, with the protein MSEAEQAREPQRDKEGRLLAGRYRLGEVLGRGGMGTVHRAADETLGRTVAVKELRFPSAIDEDEKRRLITRTLREAKAIARIRNNGAVTVYDVVDEDDRPWIVMELIEGKSLAEAIREDGTLTPRRAAEVGLAILDVLRSAHREGILHRDVKPSNVLISEDGRVVLTDFGIAQVEGDPSVTSTGMLVGAPSYISPERARGHKPGPPADLWSLGGLLYASVEGCPPYDKGSAIATLTAVMTEPLDPPKNAGPLEEVIYGLLARDPDQRLDDAGARALLNAVINAPDVPVPPPADSTQIMALPVDVDAGNAGRKPPKPSRQAAGPGGESGEGARDRLRGALRSVRNVKPAPAVAAGAGAASASGAAQAAPGGRPGPQDRGPVTASAAAPAAAPKAPAKPPTAPATTAAVPPQRPGGPQAGAAPVRASITDVVPRRTLAVIAAVVALAIIGTVLAIALSGGDDKDNRGSGSGKGDTSASAGSAQGQGDAGKEGQGGSDGKASEQPSQDPKKQDPKTEDPADPPKPPADALPAGYEKVSDKRFHFTMAMPEGFKRDAIAGRNSGGIYNADGGFPRVQVDFNDSPGSDAAAAWAGAVAGTKVHSNGFKQIGIDKVEYNGYPTVADWHFERDQKGIRVRVQNRGFKVDAKRGYSIMVSCKASEWDGAECKTMRETAFATFKPTD; encoded by the coding sequence ATGTCGGAGGCGGAGCAGGCACGGGAGCCCCAACGGGACAAGGAAGGTCGTCTTCTCGCGGGGCGTTACCGGCTCGGGGAGGTGCTCGGCCGGGGCGGCATGGGCACGGTCCACCGCGCTGCCGACGAGACGCTGGGCCGCACGGTCGCGGTCAAGGAACTGAGGTTCCCGTCGGCCATCGACGAGGACGAGAAGCGCCGCCTGATCACGCGCACCCTGCGCGAGGCCAAGGCGATCGCGCGGATCCGCAACAACGGCGCGGTGACCGTCTACGACGTGGTCGACGAGGACGACCGGCCGTGGATCGTCATGGAACTGATCGAGGGAAAGTCGCTGGCCGAGGCGATCCGTGAGGACGGGACGCTGACCCCCAGGCGTGCCGCGGAGGTCGGGCTCGCCATCCTCGACGTGCTGCGCTCGGCGCACCGCGAGGGCATCCTGCACCGCGATGTGAAGCCGTCCAACGTGCTGATCTCCGAGGACGGCCGGGTCGTGCTGACCGACTTCGGCATCGCCCAGGTCGAGGGCGACCCGTCGGTCACCTCGACCGGCATGCTGGTCGGCGCCCCCTCGTACATCTCGCCCGAGCGGGCCCGTGGCCACAAGCCGGGGCCGCCCGCCGACCTGTGGTCGCTCGGCGGACTGCTGTACGCGAGCGTCGAGGGCTGCCCGCCGTACGACAAGGGGTCGGCGATCGCCACCCTCACGGCCGTGATGACCGAGCCGCTCGACCCGCCCAAGAACGCGGGCCCGCTGGAGGAGGTCATCTACGGCCTGCTCGCCCGGGACCCCGACCAACGGCTGGACGACGCCGGGGCGCGTGCCCTGCTCAACGCCGTGATCAACGCTCCGGACGTGCCGGTGCCGCCGCCGGCCGACTCCACCCAGATCATGGCCCTGCCGGTGGACGTCGACGCCGGGAACGCCGGCAGGAAGCCGCCGAAGCCGTCCAGGCAGGCGGCCGGACCGGGCGGCGAGTCCGGCGAGGGCGCCCGCGACCGGCTGCGCGGTGCCCTGCGCTCCGTACGGAACGTCAAGCCGGCCCCGGCGGTCGCGGCGGGGGCCGGTGCTGCCTCCGCGTCCGGGGCGGCCCAGGCCGCGCCCGGCGGGAGGCCCGGACCGCAGGACCGGGGTCCCGTGACGGCTTCCGCCGCGGCTCCGGCAGCCGCGCCCAAGGCACCGGCCAAGCCCCCGACGGCACCGGCCACCACCGCCGCCGTGCCGCCGCAGCGCCCGGGGGGACCGCAGGCCGGTGCCGCGCCCGTCCGCGCGTCCATCACGGACGTGGTGCCGCGCCGCACCCTGGCGGTCATCGCGGCCGTCGTCGCGCTCGCCATCATCGGTACGGTGCTCGCGATCGCCCTCAGCGGGGGCGACGACAAGGACAACCGGGGCAGCGGCTCGGGCAAGGGCGACACCTCCGCCTCGGCCGGTTCCGCCCAGGGCCAGGGGGACGCGGGCAAGGAAGGCCAGGGCGGGAGCGACGGCAAGGCTTCGGAGCAGCCGTCCCAGGACCCCAAGAAGCAGGACCCGAAGACCGAGGACCCGGCGGACCCGCCGAAGCCCCCCGCCGACGCCCTGCCCGCCGGGTACGAGAAGGTCAGCGACAAGCGGTTCCACTTCACCATGGCGATGCCCGAGGGCTTCAAGCGCGATGCCATAGCGGGCAGGAACTCCGGCGGGATCTACAACGCCGACGGCGGCTTCCCGCGTGTCCAGGTCGACTTCAACGACTCGCCCGGAAGCGACGCGGCAGCGGCATGGGCCGGGGCGGTGGCGGGCACCAAGGTCCACAGCAACGGCTTCAAGCAGATCGGCATCGACAAGGTCGAGTACAACGGTTACCCGACCGTCGCCGACTGGCATTTCGAGCGCGACCAGAAGGGCATCCGGGTCCGGGTGCAGAACCGGGGCTTCAAGGTCGACGCCAAGCGCGGCTACTCGATCATGGTCAGCTGCAAGGCGAGCGAGTGGGACGGGGCGGAGTGCAAAACGATGCGGGAGACGGCGTTCGCCACGTTCAAGCCCACGGACTGA